A single Streptomyces mirabilis DNA region contains:
- a CDS encoding DUF4913 domain-containing protein, producing the protein MEQSAQQAQQLDHLASAPSPSGSPFAAFGMPGLGGPPAAAPPEPRPILELDGEEREDELDALSDWVDDFFLPVYGAEVTTAAPWCLQWQEHDDVVAWLHALWLSYQQHKDPESGLSGLFVWHRDFLTHAVAAIRAPGGPLSACMTSPDRPAHRLLPGPPPSVRTETAATAEAADPDEPAS; encoded by the coding sequence ATGGAGCAGTCGGCGCAACAGGCTCAGCAGCTCGACCACCTCGCGTCCGCCCCGTCGCCGAGCGGATCACCGTTCGCCGCGTTCGGAATGCCGGGACTCGGCGGCCCGCCGGCTGCCGCTCCGCCGGAGCCCCGCCCGATCCTGGAACTGGACGGAGAGGAGCGCGAGGACGAACTCGACGCCCTGTCCGACTGGGTCGACGATTTCTTCCTCCCGGTCTATGGGGCGGAGGTCACCACCGCGGCGCCGTGGTGCCTGCAGTGGCAGGAGCACGACGACGTCGTGGCCTGGCTCCACGCTCTGTGGCTCTCCTACCAGCAGCACAAGGACCCCGAATCCGGGCTCTCCGGCCTGTTCGTGTGGCATCGGGACTTCCTCACCCACGCCGTCGCGGCGATCCGCGCACCGGGCGGCCCGCTGTCGGCTTGCATGACCTCTCCCGACCGGCCCGCACACCGTCTCCTGCCCGGCCCGCCGCCGTCCGTACGCACGGAGACGGCGGCCACGGCGGAAGCCGCCGACCCAGACGAGCCGGCGTCATGA
- a CDS encoding MSCRAMM family protein has protein sequence MHARFVRSAAAVAVAAAGTLTWAPVASAEPSEPTPSASAAPAEAPAPDAGSVEITTKDTAGDSLPGAAFLLLDSTGQEAGRRQSDAQGKLTFPDLAPGVYRLKQTATGSPLHEVVADQDVIVTPGATTRLTITDPFKVAKVLLQAKDDKTGKLLPGATVNIGTGSSTLLTLTTGAKGTASGELPVSSRSTQFWVKEIKAPAGYDLYKPTKTFTAGPGAPVTVTVTNAKTATDPKPDPSDKPTHSPSSPGKPSNGTGGTTPSASDSDTPEPDSSPVAATPIGDPTPKAPTGSLAHTGADATPWLIGGGAVLIAAGGGALLLARRNRTDSPTDDSTES, from the coding sequence GTGCACGCACGATTCGTTCGATCCGCTGCTGCCGTCGCCGTCGCGGCGGCCGGCACCCTGACCTGGGCGCCGGTCGCCAGCGCCGAGCCCTCCGAACCGACCCCCTCGGCCTCCGCCGCTCCCGCCGAGGCCCCGGCCCCGGACGCGGGCAGCGTCGAGATCACCACGAAGGACACGGCCGGAGACTCCCTGCCCGGCGCCGCGTTCCTGCTGCTCGACTCCACCGGCCAGGAAGCCGGACGCAGACAGAGCGACGCCCAGGGGAAGCTGACCTTCCCCGACCTCGCACCGGGCGTCTACCGGCTCAAGCAGACGGCTACCGGCAGCCCGCTCCACGAGGTCGTCGCCGACCAGGACGTCATCGTCACCCCAGGCGCGACCACCCGGCTGACGATCACCGACCCGTTCAAGGTCGCCAAGGTCCTCCTGCAGGCCAAGGACGACAAGACCGGAAAGCTCCTGCCCGGCGCGACCGTGAACATCGGCACCGGCAGCTCGACGCTGCTTACCCTGACTACCGGCGCCAAGGGCACGGCCTCCGGCGAACTGCCCGTGTCGAGCCGCAGCACGCAGTTCTGGGTCAAGGAGATCAAGGCCCCCGCCGGCTACGACCTATACAAGCCGACGAAGACGTTCACCGCGGGTCCCGGCGCCCCGGTGACGGTGACCGTCACGAACGCCAAGACGGCCACCGACCCGAAGCCCGACCCCTCAGACAAGCCCACCCACTCCCCGTCCAGTCCCGGCAAGCCGAGCAACGGAACCGGAGGCACCACGCCCTCCGCCTCGGACAGCGACACACCGGAGCCCGACTCCTCACCCGTGGCCGCGACCCCGATCGGAGACCCCACGCCGAAGGCGCCGACGGGCTCCCTCGCCCACACCGGAGCCGACGCCACACCGTGGCTGATCGGCGGCGGCGCCGTGCTGATCGCAGCAGGCGGAGGCGCTCTCCTCCTGGCACGCCGCAACCGCACGGACAGCCCCACCGACGACTCCACCGAGAGCTAA
- a CDS encoding regulator: MSTPFTSAEAQRAVELLASRPLVRLVTEIDDNGAIPPRRLAGTLPDLSTHQLRSASDTARAHGLIRTAPGTGLELTEPGMELADLYDAMARWARRHAVPAPVCEFSSRIRHALDLLAPSLTTERADGAETGLARLRTLLIHWLADNPQVARLSEPEPVA; this comes from the coding sequence ATGAGCACCCCCTTTACCTCTGCCGAAGCGCAGCGCGCTGTCGAACTGCTCGCCTCGCGGCCCCTGGTCCGCCTGGTCACCGAGATCGACGACAACGGCGCCATACCGCCGCGACGGCTGGCCGGCACCCTGCCCGACCTCTCCACACACCAACTGCGCAGCGCATCCGACACGGCCCGCGCCCACGGTCTCATCCGGACCGCGCCAGGCACCGGTCTGGAACTGACCGAGCCCGGGATGGAGTTGGCCGACCTCTACGACGCGATGGCCCGCTGGGCCCGGCGTCACGCCGTCCCGGCCCCCGTCTGCGAGTTCAGCAGCCGCATCCGGCACGCCCTTGACCTGTTGGCACCATCGCTCACCACCGAGCGCGCCGACGGAGCGGAGACGGGCCTGGCCCGTCTCCGCACGCTCCTGATCCACTGGCTGGCCGACAACCCCCAGGTAGCCAGGTTGTCCGAACCCGAGCCGGTCGCGTGA
- a CDS encoding DUF317 domain-containing protein: MLTHPLENLDPAQSVQVLPRHLAGPGAVDPRVVWAFPFEEGWPFAQTDAGTAAAFSPCLRLQTTFDPQPGKPGRGTWTINAHKAPFTPPAWRVTFDATTPAEMLHDIHSELLDLYLEDRYSDQDRLFQDETAPYEAYALLLTRGWSHAVKTDGTQTFLTPEGLGGVRHRRFQRAGLAGSGWVPQ, encoded by the coding sequence GTGCTCACCCACCCCCTTGAGAACCTCGACCCGGCACAGAGCGTGCAGGTCCTGCCTCGTCACCTCGCCGGTCCCGGCGCCGTCGACCCCCGCGTCGTGTGGGCCTTCCCCTTCGAGGAGGGCTGGCCGTTCGCCCAGACCGATGCAGGCACGGCCGCCGCATTCAGCCCGTGCCTACGCCTGCAGACCACCTTCGACCCCCAGCCCGGCAAGCCCGGCAGGGGCACGTGGACCATCAATGCCCACAAGGCGCCGTTCACCCCGCCGGCCTGGCGGGTCACCTTCGACGCCACCACCCCCGCCGAAATGCTGCACGACATCCACAGCGAGCTGCTCGACCTCTATCTCGAAGACAGGTACAGCGACCAGGACCGGCTGTTCCAGGACGAGACGGCACCGTACGAGGCGTACGCGCTGCTGCTCACCCGCGGCTGGAGCCACGCCGTCAAGACCGACGGCACCCAGACCTTCCTCACCCCGGAGGGACTCGGCGGTGTACGCCACCGGCGGTTCCAGCGAGCCGGCCTGGCAGGCTCGGGGTGGGTACCCCAGTGA
- a CDS encoding ATP-grasp domain-containing protein, with translation MSARPLVLVVSPGDETYRGYCLEQVAAAYDVVLLTGTEPSWEKPFIVDHTVVNLSAPAALLAGGRALAERHDLAGVVTWDEWHLVPTARLARALGLSSTSVEVMRACRNKATARTLFARHGVPSAASMRARTLLEAGLATMTLGLPAVIKPAAFAGSIGVIRFDHPEELPAAFAFASAGASRSREDTGVLVEEYLDGPEVSVECVTHRGETTAVAVTRKHLGPAPYFDETGHTVDAADPLLAQVAPAAAAAVKALGITDGVQHVELRLVDGRPRLIEVNARIGGDMIGHLVRLATGIDLPRAAADLACGRAPDLTPTRSGAAGIRMLYPDTSGTLTARHINQPFAAHTPWLRQVQWIREIGDQLVLPPEGDLFTARAGFYIVTGRTTVEITERLDLAADEITVTTRADR, from the coding sequence TTGTCCGCTCGCCCCCTCGTCCTCGTCGTTTCTCCCGGCGACGAGACCTATCGCGGCTACTGCCTGGAGCAGGTGGCCGCCGCGTACGACGTCGTCCTGCTCACCGGCACCGAGCCGTCGTGGGAGAAGCCGTTCATCGTTGACCACACCGTGGTCAATCTGAGCGCCCCCGCAGCACTGCTCGCCGGCGGCCGGGCGCTGGCCGAGCGCCACGACCTTGCCGGCGTGGTCACCTGGGACGAGTGGCACCTCGTCCCCACCGCCCGTCTTGCCCGCGCGCTCGGTCTGTCCTCGACGTCCGTCGAGGTGATGCGGGCCTGCCGCAACAAGGCAACCGCCCGCACCCTGTTCGCCCGCCACGGCGTGCCTTCGGCCGCCTCAATGAGGGCGCGGACCCTGCTGGAGGCCGGCCTGGCGACGATGACCCTCGGCCTGCCAGCGGTCATCAAGCCCGCGGCGTTCGCGGGCAGCATCGGCGTGATCCGCTTCGACCATCCCGAAGAACTGCCCGCCGCGTTCGCGTTCGCCTCGGCCGGCGCGAGCCGCAGCCGCGAGGACACCGGGGTCCTGGTCGAGGAGTACCTCGACGGTCCGGAAGTCTCGGTCGAATGCGTCACCCACCGCGGCGAAACCACGGCGGTCGCGGTGACCCGCAAGCACCTGGGCCCCGCGCCGTACTTCGATGAGACCGGGCACACCGTCGATGCCGCCGACCCGCTTCTGGCCCAGGTCGCCCCGGCCGCCGCTGCTGCGGTCAAGGCCCTGGGGATCACCGACGGCGTGCAGCACGTCGAGCTGCGCCTGGTGGACGGCAGGCCCCGGCTGATCGAGGTCAACGCGCGCATCGGCGGCGACATGATCGGCCACCTCGTCCGCCTCGCCACCGGCATCGACCTGCCCAGGGCCGCCGCCGACCTCGCCTGCGGCCGAGCGCCGGACCTCACCCCGACCCGCAGCGGAGCTGCAGGCATCCGCATGCTCTACCCAGACACCTCCGGCACCCTCACCGCCCGGCACATCAACCAGCCCTTCGCCGCCCACACCCCCTGGCTGCGGCAGGTGCAGTGGATCCGCGAGATCGGCGACCAGCTCGTTCTGCCGCCCGAGGGCGACCTGTTCACCGCCCGGGCCGGGTTCTACATCGTCACCGGCCGCACCACCGTCGAGATCACCGAACGCCTCGACCTCGCCGCTGACGAGATCACCGTCACCACGAGGGCGGACCGATGA
- a CDS encoding DUF4238 domain-containing protein, which produces MPPHAKKHHFVPQFLLQHFADQQGKLVIHQVMSEQRYNSTVRNVGHRNLGHSIYRPGREPDHASMETAMSNIEGEAATAVRELVQSRERAVPMHARHALSWLLALQWQRSRFLRYVVSKEIGAEDSGLSDEEIQTSMMGMISRTVVEPWRLRNDDDAYYKDQWNHLVSTLLASDMYWSCYRPRDGGLLVSDNPVCFSGVVGPPPPGIPVGFFDHGVGTGFHNFQRLTAALGSRLAVIISRDPQDISRLRVAELNRFTIFNSREFVAHAPEWPSVHPRLAQDLAELLMRQRMVAPAFSQGYQGRT; this is translated from the coding sequence ATGCCGCCGCACGCCAAGAAGCACCACTTCGTCCCGCAGTTCCTGCTCCAGCACTTCGCCGACCAGCAGGGCAAGCTAGTCATTCACCAGGTGATGAGCGAGCAGCGGTACAACTCGACGGTGCGTAACGTAGGCCATCGCAATCTTGGCCACTCCATATACCGGCCCGGTCGGGAGCCCGATCACGCCTCGATGGAGACCGCCATGAGCAACATCGAGGGGGAGGCCGCCACTGCCGTCCGGGAACTGGTCCAGAGTCGGGAGCGTGCGGTTCCCATGCATGCCCGCCATGCCCTTTCCTGGCTGCTGGCCCTGCAGTGGCAGCGAAGCCGCTTCCTGCGGTACGTGGTGTCCAAGGAGATCGGCGCCGAGGACAGTGGGCTGTCCGACGAAGAGATCCAGACCAGCATGATGGGGATGATCTCTCGCACCGTGGTCGAGCCCTGGCGCCTGCGAAACGATGATGACGCGTACTACAAGGACCAGTGGAACCATCTCGTCTCAACGTTGCTGGCCAGTGACATGTACTGGTCCTGCTATCGCCCACGCGACGGTGGTCTGCTGGTCAGCGACAACCCGGTTTGCTTCTCCGGCGTCGTAGGCCCCCCGCCGCCGGGAATACCGGTCGGTTTCTTCGACCATGGTGTCGGGACAGGTTTCCATAACTTTCAACGGCTGACCGCGGCGCTCGGCAGCCGTCTAGCGGTGATCATCTCCCGCGACCCCCAGGACATCTCGCGCCTCCGCGTCGCAGAGCTCAATCGTTTCACGATCTTCAACAGCCGAGAGTTCGTGGCGCACGCCCCAGAGTGGCCCAGCGTCCACCCCCGCCTCGCTCAGGACCTGGCTGAACTGCTTATGCGACAACGTATGGTCGCGCCCGCCTTCTCTCAGGGCTACCAAGGCCGCACCTAA
- a CDS encoding winged helix-turn-helix transcriptional regulator, with the protein MAITALPPDTDADIARVTEALAMITPRWNVRILLALSGPPLRYSELAAKVSWLQNGQLHPKLKALCDAGLVERTEHTARHVTYGHTERGVALLPVLPVIVTWAEEHLEKADRPLPAIEQIEDSLTLLTRRHAAAILWVLKSREEVSGRALARIVMPSSDWTNIYPPLRQLVFDGLVDTDGMGQPYRLSAAGDGLGPVLGTLSAWSAGQPLDQAAQHPVWGHPQTKPAPRPWTSSQPRPAPTALPPARTPQSPPAWHNGDLFSHATTARPKAAIPAGGPRR; encoded by the coding sequence TTGGCCATCACCGCTCTGCCCCCTGACACCGACGCCGACATCGCCCGGGTCACCGAGGCCCTCGCCATGATCACCCCGCGCTGGAACGTGAGGATCCTCCTGGCCCTCTCCGGCCCGCCGCTGCGCTACAGCGAGCTGGCGGCCAAGGTGTCCTGGCTGCAGAACGGCCAGCTCCACCCCAAGCTCAAGGCGCTGTGCGACGCAGGACTCGTCGAACGCACCGAACACACCGCACGGCATGTGACCTACGGCCACACCGAACGTGGCGTTGCCCTGCTGCCGGTCCTGCCGGTGATCGTCACCTGGGCCGAGGAACACCTGGAGAAGGCGGACCGCCCGCTGCCCGCGATCGAGCAGATCGAGGACAGCCTCACCCTGCTCACCCGCCGCCATGCCGCCGCCATCCTGTGGGTGCTCAAGTCCCGTGAGGAAGTCAGCGGCCGTGCTCTGGCCCGGATCGTGATGCCCAGCAGCGACTGGACCAACATCTATCCGCCTCTGCGGCAGCTCGTCTTCGACGGCCTGGTCGACACCGACGGCATGGGCCAGCCCTACCGGCTGTCCGCAGCCGGCGACGGCCTGGGCCCCGTGCTCGGCACCCTGTCCGCCTGGTCCGCCGGGCAGCCCCTCGACCAGGCGGCCCAGCACCCGGTCTGGGGGCACCCGCAGACGAAGCCCGCGCCGAGGCCGTGGACCAGCAGCCAGCCCCGGCCGGCCCCCACGGCACTCCCACCCGCTCGGACACCCCAGTCCCCTCCCGCCTGGCACAACGGGGATCTCTTCTCGCACGCCACGACCGCCCGCCCGAAAGCAGCCATCCCGGCGGGAGGCCCGCGCCGATGA
- a CDS encoding SH3 domain-containing protein has translation MLGALALPMLSATTAGATPLPTAASITNCHNLPPLPYAVHTKAVTIRSKATTKSTAVGVLYKSHKFTVSKKSGNWLYIKDRTTGVKGWVSGTYVYRDVRMCLD, from the coding sequence ATGCTCGGCGCACTCGCATTGCCGATGCTGTCTGCCACTACCGCCGGCGCGACCCCGCTCCCGACTGCGGCCTCCATCACCAACTGCCACAACCTCCCGCCGCTGCCGTACGCGGTCCACACGAAGGCCGTGACCATCCGGTCCAAGGCCACCACGAAGTCCACCGCGGTCGGCGTGCTCTACAAGAGCCACAAGTTCACCGTCTCCAAGAAGAGCGGCAACTGGCTCTACATCAAGGACAGGACGACCGGCGTCAAGGGCTGGGTCTCCGGCACGTACGTCTACCGCGACGTTCGTATGTGCCTGGACTAA
- a CDS encoding C40 family peptidase, which yields MKGLAAGIGVVFLSPILIAGTGMMMASSADAVQSSGSFTSCLTDIDSDKVAEQVTKILDGASGKDVRVEGLDLPAEQVPNAQTIVATGLSLDVPKKGQIIALATAMQESRLRNLSYGDRDSLGLFQQRPSQGWGSAEQIRDPTYASEQFYKHLLKVSGWQQMTVTQAAQAVQKSGLPDAYAQWEKLATALQGAIAKTFPGGGDADGNDTDKEPSATTGCAPGQDNSGFGRIPEGSVPKGYSIPKDADPKARKAIAWAMQQLGTLYQWGGSCTNSHAPDPMGRCDCSSLMQQAYAHAGVTLTRTTYTQVGEGKAVSPAHLKPGDLIFSRGSAARPEHVGMYMGEGLVIEAPRTTKPVRITPIKDWTILAARRVL from the coding sequence TTGAAGGGGCTCGCCGCCGGCATCGGCGTCGTCTTCCTCTCCCCGATCCTGATCGCCGGTACCGGCATGATGATGGCTTCCTCGGCCGACGCCGTGCAGAGCAGCGGCTCCTTCACCAGCTGCCTGACCGACATCGACAGCGACAAGGTCGCCGAACAAGTCACCAAGATCCTCGACGGCGCGTCCGGCAAGGATGTGCGCGTCGAGGGCCTGGACCTGCCCGCCGAGCAGGTCCCCAACGCCCAGACCATCGTGGCCACCGGCCTCTCCCTCGACGTCCCTAAGAAGGGACAGATCATCGCGCTCGCCACGGCGATGCAGGAGAGCCGACTGCGCAACCTCTCCTACGGCGATCGCGACTCCCTCGGCCTCTTCCAGCAGCGCCCTTCCCAGGGCTGGGGCAGCGCCGAGCAGATCCGCGACCCCACCTACGCGAGCGAGCAGTTCTACAAGCACTTGCTCAAGGTGAGCGGGTGGCAGCAGATGACCGTCACCCAGGCCGCCCAAGCCGTACAGAAGTCCGGCCTGCCGGACGCCTACGCGCAGTGGGAGAAGCTGGCCACCGCCCTGCAGGGCGCCATCGCCAAGACCTTCCCCGGCGGCGGTGACGCGGATGGCAATGACACGGACAAGGAGCCGTCGGCCACGACCGGCTGCGCGCCGGGCCAGGACAATTCCGGATTCGGCCGCATCCCCGAGGGGAGCGTCCCGAAGGGTTACTCGATCCCCAAGGACGCGGATCCGAAGGCGCGCAAGGCCATCGCCTGGGCGATGCAGCAGCTCGGGACGCTCTACCAGTGGGGCGGATCCTGCACGAACTCGCACGCTCCCGATCCCATGGGCCGCTGCGACTGCAGCTCGCTGATGCAGCAGGCGTACGCGCACGCCGGCGTCACGCTCACTCGCACCACGTACACGCAGGTGGGCGAGGGCAAAGCGGTCTCGCCCGCTCACCTCAAGCCCGGTGACCTGATCTTCAGCCGCGGCAGCGCCGCACGGCCCGAGCACGTCGGCATGTACATGGGCGAGGGCCTCGTCATCGAGGCGCCCCGCACCACCAAGCCGGTCCGGATCACCCCGATCAAGGACTGGACGATCCTCGCCGCCCGCCGCGTCCTCTGA
- a CDS encoding MFS transporter, which translates to MSEAVTPRHARHTGGLMRSIYLPRTADALAFAMSTYGIPLLVLSTTRSAALTGAAFALEWIPRLAAFGWAGSVVDRRGAAVVFHRASLGRALALAAGAVLLHLHPSGTVASATVMVLAATTGVLTEFSYIAAETAGAAAGRRAGRRAHRVQAVLLGIDQTATLAGPALAGVLLLAGPPSMLAVITVLSLLAALLALRTPPSPVAPARAPKGQSGAGLLTGWRTIRSLPALGWLVTGLTLSNLATGLLQAAGPVIVVKHFGQSTTAVGLVWSAAAAATLLSVTLCRFALDRLGLWPVGAACAALASLGCLAAALAPDYRSYLVLVAVLMAADGGLAVVLRTLRSRLIPPEKFGSTLSATILILLLPFPVAGVLTALTPPDALGHVITVCAALQALGLFCAFARLRTDPALRT; encoded by the coding sequence GTGAGCGAAGCGGTCACACCCCGGCACGCACGCCACACCGGCGGGCTGATGCGCAGCATCTACCTGCCGCGCACGGCGGACGCGCTGGCGTTCGCGATGTCCACCTACGGCATCCCGCTGCTCGTCCTGTCCACGACGCGCTCCGCCGCGCTGACGGGCGCAGCCTTCGCCCTGGAGTGGATCCCGCGGCTGGCCGCGTTCGGGTGGGCCGGATCGGTTGTCGACCGGCGCGGTGCCGCCGTGGTCTTCCACCGGGCCTCCCTGGGACGGGCACTGGCCCTCGCCGCCGGCGCGGTCCTGCTCCACCTCCACCCGTCCGGCACCGTGGCGAGCGCGACCGTGATGGTGCTGGCGGCGACGACCGGCGTGCTCACCGAGTTCAGCTATATCGCCGCCGAGACAGCGGGCGCCGCCGCCGGACGCCGAGCAGGACGGCGGGCCCACCGTGTCCAGGCCGTCCTGCTCGGCATCGACCAGACCGCGACCCTGGCCGGCCCGGCACTCGCCGGGGTGCTCCTGCTTGCCGGGCCACCGTCGATGCTCGCGGTGATCACCGTGCTCTCGCTGCTTGCCGCGCTGCTCGCCCTGCGCACCCCGCCCTCGCCCGTGGCACCGGCCCGTGCGCCGAAGGGACAGTCCGGCGCCGGACTCCTCACCGGGTGGCGCACCATCCGCTCGCTTCCCGCGCTCGGCTGGCTCGTGACCGGACTGACCCTGTCCAACCTGGCCACCGGCCTTCTCCAAGCGGCCGGCCCCGTGATCGTCGTCAAGCACTTCGGGCAGTCCACCACGGCAGTCGGCCTTGTCTGGTCCGCCGCTGCCGCAGCGACGCTCCTCAGCGTCACGCTCTGCCGGTTCGCGCTCGACCGCCTCGGCCTGTGGCCGGTCGGCGCCGCCTGCGCCGCCCTCGCCTCGCTCGGCTGTCTCGCCGCCGCCCTGGCCCCCGACTACCGGTCCTACCTCGTCCTGGTCGCGGTCCTCATGGCAGCAGATGGCGGCCTAGCGGTCGTCCTGCGCACCCTGCGCTCCCGCCTGATCCCTCCGGAGAAGTTCGGCAGCACCCTGTCGGCGACCATCCTCATCCTCCTGCTGCCCTTCCCCGTCGCCGGCGTGCTCACCGCACTCACCCCGCCCGACGCGCTGGGCCACGTCATCACCGTCTGTGCCGCGCTGCAGGCCCTCGGTCTGTTCTGCGCCTTCGCCCGCCTGCGAACCGATCCCGCCCTGCGCACCTGA
- a CDS encoding DUF6233 domain-containing protein: MTSPRGDRRAAGPTPAAISLTLPDGQTVRVRLQARQEVAGPHPWRYLVGVPSWIARPNGVEAAEYNVWVTDRQLTPIEGVDLSGVPTRRLPGPPPQPASGWVLRPAPERRGRTVVHDAACRHASGGGTELGTQEAVDALMRDGFRACTDCDAAAVLVPALELGQGHG, from the coding sequence GTGACCAGCCCGCGCGGTGACCGGCGAGCGGCCGGACCCACTCCGGCCGCCATATCGCTCACGCTGCCCGACGGGCAAACCGTGCGGGTCCGGCTCCAAGCACGCCAGGAGGTCGCCGGCCCCCATCCATGGCGTTACCTCGTAGGCGTCCCCTCCTGGATCGCGCGACCGAACGGGGTCGAGGCGGCCGAGTACAACGTCTGGGTGACCGACCGGCAGCTGACGCCCATCGAAGGAGTGGATCTGTCCGGCGTGCCGACCCGGCGTCTGCCCGGCCCTCCACCACAGCCGGCCTCCGGCTGGGTATTACGTCCCGCGCCCGAGCGTCGGGGGCGGACGGTCGTACACGACGCCGCATGCCGCCACGCCTCGGGCGGCGGAACAGAGCTGGGCACGCAGGAAGCCGTGGACGCCCTGATGCGAGACGGCTTTCGGGCTTGCACCGACTGTGACGCGGCGGCGGTACTGGTCCCGGCGCTCGAACTCGGCCAAGGGCACGGATAG
- a CDS encoding DUF317 domain-containing protein produces the protein MNPQPDPHHEIDGDVYVSPRHLASTTGTGDPALAPLLDLGWDLRYDEDSNVYVSAPDRRVRLGYLPEGEDDGLWRINAYKDSFGPPAWGVCFNDRVPTEFVQAFTTVLATAYEQGPDAYLARPVSGIDEHDPFLAVVPFLKQGWEIDRPRWGVFAVQAPDGHAGLEFTTGDLDPEAELTTRESRWQLWAGKSIDRPVWYATASTDTPVALLTAVTECVADPAPLPRWREVTSSYIKGMAQLTPILPPGPPAPTPLDVQRAVSSRRPAALPAASVPRWSTTSRPALPGPRR, from the coding sequence ATGAACCCACAGCCCGATCCGCACCATGAAATCGACGGCGACGTCTACGTCTCCCCGCGCCACCTCGCCTCCACCACCGGAACCGGCGACCCCGCCCTCGCCCCGCTGCTCGACCTCGGCTGGGACCTGCGGTACGACGAGGACTCCAACGTGTACGTGAGCGCGCCCGACCGGCGCGTACGCCTGGGCTACCTGCCCGAAGGCGAGGACGACGGACTCTGGCGCATCAATGCTTATAAGGACTCCTTCGGACCGCCCGCGTGGGGCGTCTGCTTCAACGACCGCGTTCCCACCGAGTTCGTCCAGGCGTTCACCACGGTCCTGGCCACGGCGTACGAGCAGGGACCGGATGCTTACCTGGCCCGGCCGGTCTCCGGCATCGACGAGCACGATCCCTTCCTCGCGGTCGTGCCGTTTCTGAAGCAGGGCTGGGAGATCGACCGTCCACGCTGGGGCGTCTTCGCGGTCCAGGCCCCGGACGGGCACGCCGGCCTGGAGTTCACCACCGGCGACCTCGATCCGGAAGCCGAACTGACCACGCGCGAGTCCCGCTGGCAGCTGTGGGCGGGCAAGTCCATCGACCGGCCCGTCTGGTACGCCACGGCCAGCACCGACACCCCGGTCGCCCTGCTCACCGCCGTCACCGAGTGCGTCGCCGATCCGGCTCCCCTGCCCCGGTGGCGCGAGGTGACCTCCAGCTACATCAAGGGGATGGCCCAGCTCACCCCGATCCTCCCGCCCGGCCCGCCGGCTCCCACTCCGCTCGACGTGCAGCGGGCCGTCTCCTCCCGTCGTCCGGCTGCGCTGCCCGCGGCCAGCGTCCCGCGCTGGAGCACCACCAGCCGACCGGCCCTGCCCGGCCCGCGCCGGTAG
- a CDS encoding DNA-methyltransferase codes for MPFSLHQGDALAVLSGLPDGCVDSVITDPPYNSGGRTAKERTTRSAKQKYTSADSKNDLADFTGENMDQRSYAFWLTQIMTEAHRLTKTGGTALLFTDWRQLPTTTDAIQAAGWLWRGVLAWHKPQARPQKGRFTQNCEFIVWASKGPIDGSRNAVYLPGMYSASQPSGAKRQHITQKPVEVMRELVKISPEGGTVLDFCAGSGSTGVAALLEGRDFIGVEKTEHYASIAADRLTETIRATLTQDDVVLTA; via the coding sequence TTGCCTTTTTCCCTTCACCAGGGCGACGCTCTGGCCGTTCTCTCCGGCCTTCCGGACGGCTGCGTCGACTCCGTCATCACCGACCCGCCGTACAACAGCGGGGGCCGGACCGCGAAGGAGCGCACCACTCGCTCCGCGAAGCAGAAGTACACCTCCGCCGACTCCAAGAACGACCTCGCCGACTTCACCGGCGAGAACATGGACCAGAGGTCCTACGCGTTCTGGCTGACGCAGATCATGACCGAAGCCCACCGCCTCACCAAGACCGGCGGGACGGCTCTGCTGTTCACCGACTGGCGCCAGCTCCCCACGACAACGGATGCGATCCAGGCTGCCGGATGGCTGTGGCGCGGTGTCCTGGCGTGGCACAAGCCGCAGGCCAGGCCGCAGAAGGGCCGTTTCACCCAGAACTGTGAATTCATCGTCTGGGCCAGCAAGGGGCCGATCGACGGCTCCCGCAACGCCGTCTATCTGCCGGGAATGTACTCGGCGTCGCAGCCCTCGGGCGCGAAGCGCCAGCACATCACGCAGAAGCCGGTCGAGGTGATGCGCGAGCTGGTCAAGATCAGTCCCGAGGGCGGCACGGTCCTCGACTTCTGTGCCGGCTCCGGCTCCACGGGCGTGGCCGCCCTGCTGGAGGGCCGGGATTTCATCGGCGTGGAGAAGACCGAGCACTACGCGTCGATCGCGGCCGACCGGCTCACCGAGACGATCCGCGCGACCCTCACGCAGGACGACGTGGTTCTTACCGCCTGA